GCGCCGTGCGCAGCACCACCATCGAGCAGATCATTGCCCAGGCGAATGAGATCCTCCACCCCTATACCCTCGACGTCCGCAATGTTGCCTGGCACAGCGTGTATGAGGTCGCCCACCGCCTCACTGACCGGTTCGACGACGTCCTGCCGGACCAGCTGGGCACGCGCACGCCGCGCGTGTTCATCACCGGCGACGCATGCCACACGCACAGCGCCAAGGCCGGCCAGGGCATGAACGTTTCCATGCAGGACGGCTTCAACCTGGGCTGGAAGCTCGGGCACGTGCTCGAGGGCCGCAGCCCGGAAAGCCTGCTGTCCACGTATTCGGCCGAGCGCCAGGTCATCGCGAAGAACCTCATTGACTTCGACAAGGAGTGGTCGACGCTCATGGCGAAGAAGCCCGAGGAATTCGAAAGCCCCTCGGAGCTCGAGGACTTCTACGTGAGCACCGCCGAGTTCCCGGCCGGATTCATGACCCAGTACGCCCCGTCCATGCTCGTCGGCGAGGCCGACCACCAGGACCTGGCTGCCGGCTTCCCCATCGGCAAGCGCTTCAAGTCCGCGTCCGTTGTGAGGGTCTGCGACACCAACCCGATGCACCTGGGCCACCACGCCACGGCGGACGGGCGGTGGCGCATCTACGTCTTTGCCGACGCAGCAGCGGCCGGTGCCCCGTCACCCACCACGGACTTCGCCGACTGGATCGCGACCGCGCCGGACTCCCCGCTCGCCGCCACCCCCAGGGGGGCCGACCTCGACGCGTGGTTCGACGTGAAGGTGATCTACCAGCAGGACCACACGGGTGTCGACATCGGCGCGGTCCCCCCAGTGTTCAAGCCGCTGGTGGGCCCGTTCCAGCTCACGGACTACGAGAAGGTCTACGCCACCGATCCGACGGCGGACATCTTCGAGCTGCGCGGCCTGGACCGCGGCGGCGTCGTTGTGGTGGTCCGCCCGGACCAGTATGTGGCCAACGTCCTGCCCCTCACGGCGACGGCGGAGCTCGGCGCGTTCTTCGCGCCCCTCCTGCAGGCAGGCAACCGCACCCCCGAGCTCCAGGACCACGCGGGCTAAGCACCGGTCCGGGTACCCCTGCGCGCTGCGGGAAACGTCCCGTGACACGGCAAAGGCTGAGCGCTACGGGTATACCCGCAGCGCTCAGCCTTTTGCGCGTCGCCAGCCCGGATCCGTAGCGGATTCCTAGGCGGGTCCCGCCTGCGCGGCGAGGACCTCAGCTTGCGGCTGCTTGTCCGGTCCGGTACTCGGCTGCGGCATAGACGCCCAAAATGCGCACTTCGGTGGTGAAGAAGTCCAGCTCCTCAAGGGCCAGGCGGACGGGCAGGTCCTCGGGGTGACCTTCGACGTCGGCCATGAACATGGTGGCAGCAAACTCGTCGCCCACCATGTAGCTTTCCAGCCTTGTCATGTTCACGCCGTTCGTGGCAAACCCGCCAAGCGCCTTGAATAGGGCAGAAGGAACGTTCCGGACCCGGAACAGCAAACTGGTCACAGCCGCTTCCGGCAGCGCCTCCCGGGACGGCAATTCCTTTTCCGGCGCCAGGACCACGAACCGGGTGGTGTTGGACGGGTCATCTTCCACCCGCGAAGCCAGCACCTGCAAGCCGTAGATCCGGGCAGCGAGCGGGGGAGCGAGGGACAGCTTGGTCGGATCATTCCACTCCCGCACTTCACGGGCAGAACCGGCGGTATCGCCGGCAATAACAGGCTTCAGGCCGGCACTGCGGATCAGCTTGCGGCACTGGCCCAGGGCATGGATGTGGCTGTGGACCTCAGTGGCCCCCTCGATGGTGCTGCCCGGGATGCCCAACAGGTCAAAATGAATCGGAAGAAAGTACTCGCCCACTATCTGCAGACCGGATAGCGGCAGCAGGACGTGGATGTCAGCCACCCGGCCGGCGATCGAGTTCTCAATAGGAATCATGGCCAGGGCAGCCTCCCCGCCGGATACCAGCTCTAAGGCATCCTCGAAGCTGGCGCACGGGACGCTTTCCAGCTCGGGAAACATCTGCGCGCACGCAATATTGGAATTGGCGCCGGGCTCACCCTGGTACGCAATCTTCTTGACCATGGTCGGTATGCTGTCATGCCGGGAGCCCTAGTGCCCAAACGGTTCGCGTTCAGCGTCACAAGCCGGGGGTTCCGCGACATCGAGCCCCAGTCATCTGGGATACCCGGAGGCCGGGGCAAACTCCCCCGGCCTCCGCCGTCGCAGGTTACCCCCGGCCGGTCAGCCGTTGATGACCTGGGGTACGCCGAGGGCCTTGAGTCCTTCGACGCCGAATTCCAGGCCGTAGCCGGATTGCTTGGCGCCGCCGAAGGGGATGCGCGGGTCAACGGCGCCGTGCTTGTTGATCCAGACGGTGCCTGCCTCGAGCCGGGCCGCGACCGTGCGGGCTTCCGCCGGATCGGCGGACCAGACGGAGGCGCCGAGTCCGACGTCGAGTCCGTTGGCCATAGTGACGGCCTCGTCCACCGTGCGGTAGCGGATGATGGGCAGGGCGGGGCCGAACTGTTCCTCGGCCACCAGCGGATTGTTGTTGTCGATGTCGGCCACCAGGGTGGCGGGGTAGAAGTAGCCGGGCTGGTCCGTGGCCGGGTCGCCGCCGAGCAGGATCTTGGCCCCGGAATCGCGGGCGTCCTCTACCAGCCGGGCCACGATGTCGAACTGCTGCTTGTTCTGCAGCGGGCCCAGCACATTCCCCTCGTCGAGGCCGTTGCCCATGGGCATCGCGGCGGCGACCGCGGTGAGTTCCTCGCAGACGGCATCGTAGATGTCGCCGTGGACGTAGAGGCGCTTCAGGGCCGCGCAGGTCTGGCCGGTGTTGATGAAGGCGCCCCAGAAGAGGCCCTCCGCGATAGCCTTGGGGTCGGCGTCGGGCAGGACGATGCCTGCGTCGTTGCCGCCGAGTTCCAGGGTGAGGCGTTTGACCGTGTCCGCGGAGGACCTGATGATGGCTTTGCCCGTGGCCGTGGAGCCGGTGAACATCACCTTGCCGATCGTGGGGTGCTCGGCCAGCCTTGCGCCGACGTCGCGGCCGCCGGAGACGACGGTGAGGAGGCCTTCGGGCAGTTCCTCGTTGAGGACTTTCGCCAGGGCCAGGACGGACAGCGGGGTGTATTCGGACGGTTTGACCACCACGGCGTTGCCCATCCGGAGGGCCGGTGCGATCTGCCAGATGGTGATCATCATGGGCCAGTTCCAGGGCCCGATCGCCCCGACGACGCCGATGGGCCGGTAGTGCAGTTCGGCGCGGGTTTCGCCGTCGTCCACCACGGTCTCCGGCTCCAGGACGGTGGCGGCAGCCGTGCGGAGCCAGGCGGCGCAGGCGCCGACCTCGAACCGTGCATTGGGGCCGTTGAGGGGTTTGCCCTGCTCGCGGGAGAGCAGGCGGGCGAGTTCCTCGGCAGAGCGTTCGACGGCGTCGGCGGCCCTCAACAGTGCGGCGCTCCGCGCGTCATGGCCCAATGCCGCCCACGCGGGTTGGGCGGCGGCTGCAGCGGCAATGGCCCGCTCCAGGTCCTCCAGCGTGTGCACCGGCGCTTTGCCGACGACAGTGCCGGTGGCGGGGTCAAGGATGGTCCGGGTGTCGCCGGTGTCAGGGGTGATCGAGGCCAGAAGGGCGTCGTAAGTTTCCATGGGGTGTACTCCACATCGAGTAGTTGGCCGTACTGTCATGTCCGAGTGTCCTCCGGTGTGCGGCGCGCAGTCTTGTCTTTGCGCGAACTGCAGTTGACCCAGTGCGAAGGATCGCGGCGGCCTTGGATGCCGTTGCGCTGAGGAACAACAAACGATCGCTGATCGACAAAAGGGTGACAGGCGTCACCTGCAATGCTGGATTGCACGGTGCAAGACACCTCTCCCTTTCTCACACCGCCAATCCCCAGACTCATGACCGTTAAGAAGGATCCGATGAGTATTTCAAAATCCGAGCCCCGGACCGCGGAAGACAATCCCCGCGCCGAGCACTCCACCGCCCTGCGCGCCGGCAGCGTCGGCGTCATGGGCATTCTCTTCTTTGTTTTGTCCGCCCAGGCGCCATTGACCGGAATCGTCGGGGCGTCGCCGCTGGCCGCGGCCCTCGGCAACGGCCCCGGAGCGCCCGGTGCGTACCTGGTGGTGGGTATCGTCATCGTCATCTTTGCGGTCGGGTTCGTGGCGATGAGCCGCAAGATCCAGGCCAACGGCGCGTTCTACGCCTATGTGACCGCCGCCTTTGGGCGCAAGACCGGAGCGGGAGCCGCGTGGCTCGCGCTCCTGGCCTACAGCACAGTCCAGGCCGCAATGTACGGGCTGTACGGCGCGGCGTTCTCGGGGCTCCTCGGGTCCGCCGGCGTCGTGGTTCCCTGGTGGCTGCTGGCCGTGGTCACGATGGCCGGCGTGCAGATGCTCGGATCCCTCAACATCGAACTTGGTGCGCGCGTCCTGGCGGTACTTGTTGGACTCGAAGTCGCCATCCTGCTCATGTTCGGCATCACTGTGCTGCTGCGGGGCGGCGGCCCGGAGGGAATTTCGCTCGCGGCGTCCTTCTCTCCCGCGGCGATCGCCACCGGAGCCCCGGGCGTCGCCATCATGTTCGCCGTCGCCTCCATGTTCGGCTTCGAATCCACGGCCATCTACTCGGCCGAGGCCAAGGATGCCCACCGCACAGTGGCCCGTGCCACCTACCTGTCGGTGGGGGTCATCTCGGTGTTCTTCGCCTTCATCTCGTGGATGCTGGTCAGCTACTACGGCCCATCGCGCGTCATGGACGCCGCGGGGGCGGCGCTCGAATCAGGCGACTCCACCTCCTTCGTGCTGACACCGATGGTGGAACTCTTCGGGCCGTGGGCCGGGATCGCCACCGGCGTCCTGCTCGTGACCTCGCTGCTGGCCGGCATCATCGCCTTCCACAACGGCATCAACCGCTACCTCCATTCGCTGGCACTGCGCGGGTCCATGCCCGGCGTCGTCGCCCATACCAACCGGCACCGTGCCCCCGCCGTCGCCGCACGGATCCAGACCGTAATCGCGTTCCTGCTCATGGCGCCGTTCGCCCTGCTGTCCCTGGACCCGGTCCTGACCCTCTTTTCCTGGTTCAGCGGGCTGGCCGTGGCCGCGCTCCTGGTCCTGTACATCCTGTGCTCCCTGGCCGTCGTCGCGTATTTCCGGCGCGAAAGAGTGGCCGGCCAGGTCTGGCAGACCAAAGTGGCGCCGATACTCGCCACCCTGCTTCTTGGCTGGGTTCTGTCCCTCGTGGTCAGCAACTTCACGGCGCTGATTGGCGGCAGCACCGAAACGGCCATGGGCCTGCTGACCGCTGTCCCCGTAGTGTTTGCGGCCGGCGTCTTGGTGGAAGTCGGCGTCGAGCGCAAGGCCGCCCGGGCCGGGGTCCCCGCGTAGCGGCCGGCATTAAATGCTGGGGGCGGTGCCGGACGGATCCGGCACCGCCCCTTCTGCAGCCCGCTGGCGGTGCCGGCGGCCGGTGCGGCTGAGCAGCGGCGCCTGCCTGCGGGAGCGGACCGTCGTTTAGGCGCCGCGCCGCCAGTCGCTGGGGGATTCGCCGAAGGCGTCACGGAAAGACCGGCTGAAGTGGGCCGCATCCAGGAAACCCCAGCGCGCGGCCACGGCCCCCACCGGCATGCCGGCCAGGAGCGGATCCCGCAGCTCGCGGCGTGCCCCTTCCAGCCGCTGGGTCCGGATCCAGCTCGCCACGGTGGTCCCGGATTCATGGAAGACGTTGTGCAGGTGCCGTGTGGAAATGAAATGGGCCGCCGCGATGGACGCGGGCGACAGCAGCGGATCGGCCAGCCGGGCGTCGATGTACTCGCGGACGGATGCCGCCAGGAGGGCCTGCGGCCGCATCCGGTCCGCGGACATGTCCAGTTCCGAATGCAGCATCGTGGAAACGAGATCGAGGGCATTCGCGGCAAGGCGGGACCCGCTGGGGCCGCTCAGGGCATCCAGGTTCTCGGCAAGGTGGGCGATGAACGGCCCGACGATTGCGGCGAGGCCTGAGCCGGCGGCCATCCGCACGGCCGAAAGCTCCGCGATGCAGTCCGGCGGCAGGGACAGCGCGTCCCAGGGAAACATCACCACCATGAGCCGGGCGTCGCCCTCGAAGGCAAGCGTGTAGGGGCGGCTGGTGTCATAGATAGAGAGGTCGCCCGGCTGCAGGACGGCCTCGCGGTTGTCCTGGATGAGGAGCCCGGTGCCCTGCATTTGGAGATTGAGCTTGAAATAGCGCTGGTCGGACTGCGCAATGAGCGCCGGCGTGCGGTGGACCTCATGGCTCGTGGAGGACACCTCGACGACCGCCACGCGGTCCAGCCTGCGGGCCCGCAGGCGGCCGCGGAAGTTTTCCGCATTCTTGCTCGACGCGGCCAGGGGAACGAAGGACTCCGCGACGAGGTGCCGCCAGTGGTCGAACGAGGTTGCCGGGCTGGTGCGCAGGGCCTGGCCGGCGGGACTGAAGGAGGGGCGGGCTGCAACTGCGGTCATCGAGGATCCTGACGCCGTCGTATTTCAGGGAGTGTGTCATGGGACACAGTCCTTTCAGGGTAGCGCCGCGGCCCGCCGGTGTCATCTTTTTTCGACAGCTGGCGAAAAAAGATTGCACGCAGGGTCAGCGGGCCAGCAGGGTCAGGAACCCTTCCAGCTGTTCATTCAGCCCGAGCTCCAGCTGGCCTTCCGGGGCGAGCGCCGCCGCGATCTGCGCGCCGAGGAGGAGGTTGAGCAGCTGTCCGGCCAGTGCGGCGTCGTCGACGGCGGTGGCAACTGCGCCGGCCTGCCGCGCCTCGGCAAGGTACTGCCGCATCGCCGCAAGCCACTGTTGCATTGATTCCCGGTGGATCCGGGCCTTGCCGGGATCGTTGATGGCCTTCTGCCAGAACGGAATGACAATCCGGGCCTCGTTGATCCGCTCCTCATCCAGGGGCAGCACCTCGACGCAAAACGCCTTCAGGGCCGCGAGTCCAGCCAGTCCGGCGGTCACCGTCGCGATGCGCTCGTTGGTGCGGTTGAAAACGTGCCCGAATGCGAAGGTCAGCAGGTCATCCTTCGTGGGAAAGTACGGCTTGAGGGCCCCGTTCGCAAAGCCGGCCTCAAGGGCAATTTCCCGCATCGTGGCACTTTCAATGCCGAGCCGGGCGATGATCCGCCACGTGGCGTCGACGAGTTCAAGCCGCCGCTGGTCGTGGTCGACAATCTTTGGCACCGGACAGCTCCCCAGGAATATTTTGCGTCGGACTCTTGTGGCACAGCTTACGTTTCCGTATTCTCTACAACTATAGAAAATAAAGTTCTGACCCGCCAGGGTCCCCGAACGAAGGCCGCCATGATGACCGTACAAACTGACACACGCACCCCGTTTAGTCCGTACAGCCTGGCCGCGGGCGCTGAAATCACGGCAGTTCAAGGCATCCTGCGCTCCGCGGGGCTGCTGGGCGACACCAAACGCATCGCGTACCTGGGCCTGCTGGATCCCGCCAGGAATGCGCCGGAGGGAAGCGAGGACCGCAGGTTCCGGGTCTTCGTCCATGACGTGTCCGGAGGGCGCCCGGCCGACGTGACCGTCTCGGTGTCCAGCAGCGCGGTGATATCCGTCGTCGAGCTGGACACCGCGGTGGCCGGTGAACTCCCCGTCCTGGAGGAAGAGTTCGAGCTCGTCGAGGAGCTTCTGGCCACGGACGAGTGCTGGCTTGAGGCGCTGGCCAACCGCGGCCTGGACGTCAGCAAGGTCCGCGTTGCCCCGCTGTCTGCCGGCGTCTTCGAGTACCCGGAGGAAAAGGGCCGCCGCATCCTTCGCGGGCTGGCTTTCGTGCAGGATTTCCCCGAGGACAGCGCCTGGGCCCACCCCGTGGACGGTCTCGTGGCGTACGTCGATGTGGTCAGCAAGGAAGTCACGCAGGTGCTGGACCTGGGCGCCATGCCGATTCCCGCAGAGCACGGCAACTACACGGACCCTGAGCTCACCGGTCCGCTCCGCACCACGCAGAAACCCATCAACATCACCCAGCCGGAAGGGCCCAGCTTCACCGTCACCGGCGGCAACCACATCGAGTGGGAAAAGTGGAGCCTCGACGTCGGCTTCGATGTCCGCGAAGGGGTAGTACTGCACAACATTGCGTTCCAGGACGGCGACCGGAAACG
This DNA window, taken from Pseudarthrobacter sp. ATCC 49987, encodes the following:
- a CDS encoding FAD-binding monooxygenase, with product MQFHHHGYVSGDPRVQPAAGVGIDRPTELPDEVDVLIVGTGPAGVVTAAQLSQFPGLTTRIVERRDGRLPIGQADGIQARSVETFQAFGFAERIIAEAYRITEMAFWKPDPADPSRIVRAARAVDDTTGISEFPHLIVNQARVLDYFGEFMANAPTRMAPDYGLEFRSLEVSDAGEYPVTVTLVHTAGPDEGRERIVRAKYVVGADGARSKVRDSIGCTLAGDQANHAWGVMDILAVTDFPDIRTKCAIQSGTGGSILLIPREGGYLFRMYVDLGEVDGNDKGAVRSTTIEQIIAQANEILHPYTLDVRNVAWHSVYEVAHRLTDRFDDVLPDQLGTRTPRVFITGDACHTHSAKAGQGMNVSMQDGFNLGWKLGHVLEGRSPESLLSTYSAERQVIAKNLIDFDKEWSTLMAKKPEEFESPSELEDFYVSTAEFPAGFMTQYAPSMLVGEADHQDLAAGFPIGKRFKSASVVRVCDTNPMHLGHHATADGRWRIYVFADAAAAGAPSPTTDFADWIATAPDSPLAATPRGADLDAWFDVKVIYQQDHTGVDIGAVPPVFKPLVGPFQLTDYEKVYATDPTADIFELRGLDRGGVVVVVRPDQYVANVLPLTATAELGAFFAPLLQAGNRTPELQDHAG
- a CDS encoding prephenate dehydratase, which gives rise to MVKKIAYQGEPGANSNIACAQMFPELESVPCASFEDALELVSGGEAALAMIPIENSIAGRVADIHVLLPLSGLQIVGEYFLPIHFDLLGIPGSTIEGATEVHSHIHALGQCRKLIRSAGLKPVIAGDTAGSAREVREWNDPTKLSLAPPLAARIYGLQVLASRVEDDPSNTTRFVVLAPEKELPSREALPEAAVTSLLFRVRNVPSALFKALGGFATNGVNMTRLESYMVGDEFAATMFMADVEGHPEDLPVRLALEELDFFTTEVRILGVYAAAEYRTGQAAAS
- a CDS encoding aldehyde dehydrogenase family protein, which encodes METYDALLASITPDTGDTRTILDPATGTVVGKAPVHTLEDLERAIAAAAAAQPAWAALGHDARSAALLRAADAVERSAEELARLLSREQGKPLNGPNARFEVGACAAWLRTAAATVLEPETVVDDGETRAELHYRPIGVVGAIGPWNWPMMITIWQIAPALRMGNAVVVKPSEYTPLSVLALAKVLNEELPEGLLTVVSGGRDVGARLAEHPTIGKVMFTGSTATGKAIIRSSADTVKRLTLELGGNDAGIVLPDADPKAIAEGLFWGAFINTGQTCAALKRLYVHGDIYDAVCEELTAVAAAMPMGNGLDEGNVLGPLQNKQQFDIVARLVEDARDSGAKILLGGDPATDQPGYFYPATLVADIDNNNPLVAEEQFGPALPIIRYRTVDEAVTMANGLDVGLGASVWSADPAEARTVAARLEAGTVWINKHGAVDPRIPFGGAKQSGYGLEFGVEGLKALGVPQVING
- a CDS encoding APC family permease, producing MSISKSEPRTAEDNPRAEHSTALRAGSVGVMGILFFVLSAQAPLTGIVGASPLAAALGNGPGAPGAYLVVGIVIVIFAVGFVAMSRKIQANGAFYAYVTAAFGRKTGAGAAWLALLAYSTVQAAMYGLYGAAFSGLLGSAGVVVPWWLLAVVTMAGVQMLGSLNIELGARVLAVLVGLEVAILLMFGITVLLRGGGPEGISLAASFSPAAIATGAPGVAIMFAVASMFGFESTAIYSAEAKDAHRTVARATYLSVGVISVFFAFISWMLVSYYGPSRVMDAAGAALESGDSTSFVLTPMVELFGPWAGIATGVLLVTSLLAGIIAFHNGINRYLHSLALRGSMPGVVAHTNRHRAPAVAARIQTVIAFLLMAPFALLSLDPVLTLFSWFSGLAVAALLVLYILCSLAVVAYFRRERVAGQVWQTKVAPILATLLLGWVLSLVVSNFTALIGGSTETAMGLLTAVPVVFAAGVLVEVGVERKAARAGVPA
- a CDS encoding helix-turn-helix domain-containing protein, which translates into the protein MTAVAARPSFSPAGQALRTSPATSFDHWRHLVAESFVPLAASSKNAENFRGRLRARRLDRVAVVEVSSTSHEVHRTPALIAQSDQRYFKLNLQMQGTGLLIQDNREAVLQPGDLSIYDTSRPYTLAFEGDARLMVVMFPWDALSLPPDCIAELSAVRMAAGSGLAAIVGPFIAHLAENLDALSGPSGSRLAANALDLVSTMLHSELDMSADRMRPQALLAASVREYIDARLADPLLSPASIAAAHFISTRHLHNVFHESGTTVASWIRTQRLEGARRELRDPLLAGMPVGAVAARWGFLDAAHFSRSFRDAFGESPSDWRRGA
- a CDS encoding TetR/AcrR family transcriptional regulator, with product MPKIVDHDQRRLELVDATWRIIARLGIESATMREIALEAGFANGALKPYFPTKDDLLTFAFGHVFNRTNERIATVTAGLAGLAALKAFCVEVLPLDEERINEARIVIPFWQKAINDPGKARIHRESMQQWLAAMRQYLAEARQAGAVATAVDDAALAGQLLNLLLGAQIAAALAPEGQLELGLNEQLEGFLTLLAR